From one Phocaeicola salanitronis DSM 18170 genomic stretch:
- the fmt gene encoding methionyl-tRNA formyltransferase, producing MEKKDLRIVYMGTPEFAVESLKRLVEGGYNVVGVITMPDKPMGRHGSVLQPSPVKEYAVSQGLKILQPEKLKDERFLEELRALQADLQIVVAFRMLPEVVWRMPRLGTFNLHASLLPQYRGAAPINWAVINGETETGITTFFLKHEIDTGEIIDQVRVPIADTDNVGVVYDRLMMLGGDLVLKTVDAILAGNVRTIPQETLSSAGVLHPAPKIFKDMCRIDWTKGVKPVYDFIRGLSPYPAAWTELCEPDSAPVVMKIYETGKEFAEHALAPGTIVTDKKTYFKVASTDGFVHLLSIQFAGKKRMNVADFLRGYRHSEKAIVK from the coding sequence ATGGAAAAGAAAGACTTGCGTATTGTATATATGGGAACTCCAGAGTTCGCCGTAGAGAGTTTGAAGAGATTGGTAGAAGGCGGATATAATGTCGTAGGGGTTATTACGATGCCCGATAAGCCGATGGGGCGTCATGGAAGCGTGCTTCAGCCCAGCCCGGTAAAGGAATATGCTGTATCTCAAGGACTGAAGATACTTCAGCCGGAAAAATTGAAGGATGAACGTTTTCTGGAAGAATTGCGTGCCTTGCAGGCAGACCTTCAGATAGTGGTTGCTTTCCGCATGTTGCCCGAAGTCGTTTGGCGGATGCCCCGTTTAGGTACATTCAACCTTCATGCTTCGCTCTTGCCTCAATACCGTGGAGCCGCCCCAATCAATTGGGCAGTAATCAATGGTGAGACTGAAACGGGTATTACGACATTCTTTTTGAAGCATGAGATTGATACGGGAGAAATAATCGACCAAGTGCGTGTGCCGATAGCCGATACTGATAATGTAGGTGTTGTCTACGACCGTCTGATGATGTTGGGAGGTGATTTGGTACTAAAAACGGTCGATGCGATTCTTGCGGGGAATGTCAGGACCATCCCTCAGGAAACGCTTTCAAGCGCAGGCGTTTTACATCCGGCTCCGAAAATCTTCAAGGATATGTGCCGCATTGATTGGACAAAAGGAGTAAAGCCGGTTTATGATTTCATCCGCGGCTTATCACCTTATCCTGCGGCATGGACTGAATTGTGTGAACCAGATTCCGCTCCTGTTGTCATGAAAATATATGAAACGGGAAAGGAGTTTGCGGAACATGCGTTGGCTCCGGGGACAATTGTGACCGATAAGAAAACGTATTTTAAGGTCGCTTCTACTGATGGTTTTGTACATTTGTTATCAATTCAGTTTGCCGGAAAGAAGCGGATGAACGTGGCTGACTTTCTGCGCGGGTACCGTCATTCGGAGAAAGCGATTGTAAAATGA
- a CDS encoding NigD1/NigD2 family lipoprotein, giving the protein MKTIHYLYATCLLFALMPAFSSCTLDADDDLANLESNVGAGTFSTLGTVMMDNQGITIESDLYGNLIPENPETISSIDADSTGQRILAGFIFLNNPTDQSSLEGHYIRIVDLLYKVNTLPASDLRTLPEDNFGNDPLQITDVSISKKHLNIQYVYEGSKHIQHGVNLVLTNQSELDANGLLPVEFRHDAYNDSPDQSMESIVSFTLESIAECQSADFKGFRIIYNSGANSQAEWRVFVK; this is encoded by the coding sequence ATGAAAACAATCCATTATTTATACGCGACCTGTTTGCTTTTTGCACTTATGCCGGCATTTTCTTCGTGTACTTTAGATGCGGACGATGATTTGGCTAACTTAGAAAGCAATGTAGGCGCAGGCACATTTTCTACTCTTGGAACTGTCATGATGGACAATCAAGGCATAACGATAGAGTCTGACTTATACGGCAACCTTATCCCCGAAAATCCGGAAACCATATCGTCTATTGACGCAGATTCTACCGGACAACGCATATTGGCAGGATTCATCTTCTTGAATAATCCTACAGACCAATCCTCTCTGGAAGGACATTACATCCGCATCGTCGATTTGCTTTACAAAGTCAACACGCTTCCGGCATCCGATTTGCGCACCTTGCCTGAAGATAATTTCGGAAACGACCCCTTACAGATTACCGATGTGTCCATCAGCAAAAAACACCTCAATATCCAATATGTCTACGAAGGGAGCAAACATATACAACATGGGGTTAATCTGGTACTGACCAATCAAAGCGAACTGGACGCCAACGGATTACTCCCTGTAGAGTTCAGGCACGACGCTTACAATGATTCCCCCGACCAAAGCATGGAGTCTATCGTATCATTCACCTTAGAAAGCATTGCCGAATGCCAGTCTGCCGACTTTAAAGGTTTCCGCATTATCTACAATAGCGGAGCCAATAGCCAGGCGGAATGGAGAGTCTTTGTAAAATGA